The Helianthus annuus cultivar XRQ/B chromosome 16, HanXRQr2.0-SUNRISE, whole genome shotgun sequence genome includes a window with the following:
- the LOC110932310 gene encoding uncharacterized protein LOC110932310, whose translation MMKIGDTSIGVMSTTQGNMKMKSLAIKMATTLGMKSMVTGIEGMTVTGITANHEQQPTEPQSDSSFRGRWNSKRKSSTIGGHNFALEEVKLRLFQFSLKDKAKQWFLTLPANSIRTWGEMQQAFLDEYYFMAKTDDARDEIRSFRQLSGEPLHEAFTRFREMMRRCPHHQIEKWELVKCFVRGLDDTTWNRLESTSNGTLLSNHEDDDWEFLERMSKRSKEKESADRAKKHPVSRLLPDLDSKDWISTLEREMARMKKKEVNAVQFDVCEECGDIGHKVEQCPTGPSNYTEEVNQVSGSNNQTGGDNLSAKMDALLNMQKESQSNIKETHNDVKEMKKTNEIRDKAHEALAKQVGQLAEEVAQIRGSMGKLPSDTTVNPKHQGFSTSNVRDARVSAVSILLNDEVCSVVNIPPPQFVDGVVENIGEEPESENEHETISQSKNENVTKNSFCENCLNQLNPLNASKSEERCPPKDEGWENFKQAKINLPLLDDIKKVPAHVECLKELSIEKRHNKLPKLVDLISHVSAVLSSALPPKAQDPGDPFIPIQIGTFKIERALLDLGACVSILPGSVYDQYDFGPLKNFDTPVVLADQTPTYPRGMVEDVIVKVDDCYYPVDFLVVDYVGCDGDTQPIVILGRPFLATANAIINCATGTVSMKFGDQELKLNVFPKFTNPPGEDKCPKKDMNPNKKVCAMVGRFGETKKKTVKKKKAKKSPLEKKKEEEVRKFGPFGNKWYESPMGDFEELVDVKHAIRPP comes from the exons atgatgaagattggggatacATCAATAGGGGTAATGTCTACAACACAAGGGAATATGAAGATGAAGAGTTTGGCTATCAAAATGGCAACTACGTTGGGGATGAAGAGTATGGTTACGGGAATAGAAGGAATGACGGTTACGGGAATAACCGCCAACCACGAACAACAACCAACGGAACCCCAATCGGATTCCTCATTTCGTGGGAGGTGGAACTCAAAGAGGAAATCAAG CACTATTGGGGGGCACAACTTTGCGTTAGAAGAGGTCAAACTTCGCTTATTCCAATTCTCATTGAAAGATAAAGCGAAGCAATGGTTCCTTACCCTCCCGGCCAATAGCATCCGCACATGGGGagaaatgcaacaagcatttCTAGATGAGTACTATTTTATGGCAAAGACCGACGACGCTCgtgatgaaattaggtcttttcGCCAATTATCGGGCGAACCGTTACATGAGGCGTTTACAAGATTCAGGGAAATGATGCGAAGATGCCCACATCATCAAATTGAGAAGTGGGAATTGGTCAAGTGCTTTGTACGGGGTTTAGATGATACAACATGGAATCGTCTCGAGTCGACAAGTAATGGGACTCTCTTGAGCAATCACgaagatgatgattgggagtttttaGAGCGGATGAGTAAGCGGTCAAAAGAGAAAGAGTCGGCCGATAGAGCTAAAAAACACCCCGTTTCCCGATTGCTTCCCGATCTTGACTCTAAAGATTGGATTTCTACTCTAGAGCGGGAGATGGCTCGAATGAAGAAGAAGGAGGTTAACGCGGTCCAATTTGATGTGTGTGAGGAgtgtggtgatattgggcataAAGTGGAACAATGTCCAACAGGGCCGAGTAACTACACGGAGgaagtcaatcaagt AAGCGGGTCGAACAATCAAACCGGTGGCGATAACTTGAGTGCCAAGATGGATGCCTTGCTGAACATGCAAAAAGAATCTCAAAGCAACATAAAAGAGACTCACAATGATGTCAAAGAGATGAAGAAGACAAACGAGATTCGAGATAAAGCACATGAGGCATTGGCGAAACAAGTGGGtcaactagcggaagaagtggcTCAGATAAGGGGAAgcatggggaagcttccaagtgacactaCAGTAAACCCGAAGCATCAAGGTTTTAGCACAAGCAACGTGAGGGATGCACGCGTTAGCGCGGTAAGTATTCTTTTAAATGATGAAGTTTGTAGTGTTGTAAACATTCCACCACCACAATTCGTTGATGGTGTAGTGGAAAATATAGGTGAGGAGCCGGAAAGTGAAAATGAACATGAAACGATTTCACAAAGTAAAAATGAAAACGTAACTAAAAAttctttttgtgaaaattgtttaaatcaaCTTAACCCGCTTAATGCATCGAAAAGTGAAGAACGGTGCCCACCGAAGGACGAGGGGTGGGAAAATTTTAAGCAAGCTAAAATTAATTTACCGTTACTAGATGACATTAAAAAGGTTCCGGCTCATGTGGAATGCTTAAAGGAGTTAAGCATCGAAAAACGACACAACAAATTACCCAAACTGGTTGATTTGATATCTCATGTGAGTGCCGTTTTATCGAGTGCCCTTCCCCCAAAAGCTCAAGATCCGGGAGATCCTTTTATTCCAATTCAAATTGGAACATTTAAAATTGAGAGGGCGCTCCTAGATCTTGGAGCTTGTGTGAGCATCTTGCCCGGGAGTgtgtatgaccaatatgattttggtccattaAAAAATTTTGATACTCCCGTGGTATTGGCCGATCAGACTCCCACGTATCCAAGGGGGATGGTGGAGGATGTGATTGTTAAGGTGGATGATTGCTACTACCCAGTTGACTTTTTGGTAGTAGACTATGTTGGGTGTGATGGGGACACCCAACCAATAGTCATACTGGGTAGGCCGTTCCTGGCAACTGCTAATGCCATAATAAATTGTGCAACGGGAACGGTAAGCATGAAGTTTGGGGACCAGGAATTAAAATTAAatgtttttccaaaatttactaACCCACCCGGTGAGGATAAGTGTCCTAAAAAGGACATGAATCCAAACAAAAAGGTTTGTGCTATGGTTGGTAGGTTTGGAGAAACAAAGAAGAAGACGGTCAAGAAGAAGAAAGCAAAGAAGTCACCTctagaaaagaaaaaggaagaggAGGTGAGGAAGTTTGGACCGTTTGGCAACAAATGGTACGAATCACCGATGGGTGATTTTGAGGAGCTCGTGGACGTCAAGCATGCCATTCGACCACCATGA
- the LOC110879856 gene encoding uncharacterized protein LOC110879856 yields MKSAPITKSLIPIQPNISQITSISFKQQFKLKTHINSSNNDNQIIQNPSMSDILQSSKAQNLDLHLQTLGPFFRITAKSLETNKVLGKAEGVIRVWWKKGKILHLDSIKLTRETLGMDRSIFGIGLFIGAVMIRHGYDCGCKTAELLAINDSDVYHAKLVKFYRRIGFEPVYEVTGSSMGDLAHMLVWGGVGTRMDANVERLLLKWCTRFMSNKGSNL; encoded by the exons ATGAAATCAGCTCCCATAACCAAATCCTTGATCCCAATTCAACCAAACATCTCCCAAATCACATCTATTTCATTCAAGCAACAATTCAAACTCAAAACCCACATCAATTCCTCAAACAATGACAACCAAATCATCCAAAACCCATCCATGTCCGATATCTTACAATCATCCAAAGCACAAAACCTCGATCTCCACCTGCAAACACTGGGACCCTTTTTCAGAATCACTGCAAAGAGTCTGGAAACAAACAAGGTGCTCGGAAAAGCAGAGGGCGTGATTCGGGTGTGGTGGAAGAAAGGGAAGATTCTGCATTTGGATTCGATTAAGTTGACCCGGGAAACATTGGGTATGGATAGGTCCATATTTGGAATCGGGTTGTTTATTGGAGCGGTTATGATCCGGCATGGGTATGATTGTGGCTGTAAAACTGCTGAGTTGCTTGCTATTAATGATTCCGATGTTTACCATGCCAAG CTTGTGAAGTTTTATAGAAGAATAGGTTTTGAACCAGTGTATGAGGTAACAGGTTCGTCGATGGGGGATCTTGCCCACATGTTGGTATGGGGCGGTGTGGGCACGCGCATGGATGCTAACGTTGAACGTCTTCTCTTGAAGTGGTGTACGCGATTCATGTCTAATAAAGGTTCAAATTTATAA
- the LOC110932305 gene encoding zinc finger protein ZAT6 — MTLQALTTLLTTPELTFLHYTDTNTTTTTTTVTACHPPPPPSPEPTGEDQYLALTLMLLARGDSTTQPSPSSPQHSDHIPTMLYACNICNKVFPTYQALGGHKSSHRRNVPLGSDDQTLTSGDLKRDGVKGCHECSICHRCFPSGQALGGHKRRHYDGGGGTAIHGQPRDFDLNLPACPEYPFSLSVDG, encoded by the coding sequence ATGACACTCCAAGCGTTAACCACACTCCTCACAACACCCGAACTAACATTCCTACACTACACAGACACAaacaccaccactaccaccaccaccgtgACCGCCtgccatccaccaccaccaccgtcacccgAACCCACGGGGGAGGATCAATACTTAGCCCTGACCCTCATGTTGCTTGCCCGAGGCGACTCCACCACTCAACCATCCCCTTCATCCCCTCAACACTCGGATCATATTCCTACAATGTTGTACGCGTGTAACATATGTAACAAGGTATTCCCTACGTACCAAGCGCTAGGCGGTCACAAATCGAGTCACCGGAGAAATGTCCCGCTTGGTTCGGACGACCAAACGCTAACTTCCGGTGATTTGAAGAGGGACGGAGTTAAGGGCTGCCATGAGTGCTCTATCTGCCATAGGTGTTTCCCCTCCGGGCAGGCACTTGGTGGTCATAAGAGACGTCATTACGATGGTGGAGGTGGAACTGCCATTCATGGTCAACCAAGAGACTTTGACTTGAACCTGCCCGCCTGCCCGGAATACCCCTTCAGTTTAAGCGTTGACGGATAA